In one Methylocaldum szegediense genomic region, the following are encoded:
- the kdsC gene encoding 3-deoxy-manno-octulosonate-8-phosphatase KdsC, with product MSESVPQEVLARAARVRLVIFDVDGVLTDGRLFFDQDGREYKSFHARDGHGIKLLQRTGVATAVISGRRSQSVALRMESLGIRHIFQGCENKLEAFDQLRLELALAPDEIAHVGDDLLDLPIMRRVGLAVAVADAHFSIRQHAHWITANPGGAGAAREVCDLIMKAQDTLQGVIESHF from the coding sequence ATGTCCGAGAGCGTACCGCAAGAGGTGCTGGCCCGTGCGGCCCGTGTCCGTCTGGTCATCTTCGACGTGGACGGCGTTCTAACCGACGGCAGGCTGTTCTTCGATCAGGACGGCCGGGAATACAAGAGCTTTCATGCCCGCGATGGTCATGGCATTAAGCTGCTCCAGAGAACGGGCGTGGCTACGGCAGTCATCTCCGGCCGCCGCTCACAATCGGTGGCTTTGCGCATGGAAAGCCTCGGAATTCGCCACATCTTTCAAGGGTGCGAAAACAAACTGGAAGCGTTCGACCAGCTTCGCCTGGAACTGGCGCTGGCGCCGGACGAGATAGCTCATGTCGGCGATGATCTCCTGGATCTCCCGATCATGCGACGGGTCGGACTGGCGGTCGCAGTGGCCGACGCCCACTTCAGCATTCGACAGCACGCCCACTGGATCACTGCCAACCCCGGCGGAGCAGGCGCCGCGCGCGAAGTCTGCGATCTCATCATGAAAGCCCAAGACACCCTGCAAGGCGTGATCGAGAGTCATTTCTAA
- the cysZ gene encoding sulfate transporter CysZ, which yields MNAPVNTKKLNNLHLSAACLLRGLRMLAKPGLRHLVGIPLLINLVLYGVALAAGFYYFSAFVDWLVPAWLDFLRWLLWPLFGLSFLMIVYFTFTLLANLVGAAFYGVLAEKTIVLLKGQEAPAAEVSLGKSLVADSLSEVKRLLYFLVRAVPLLVLFLIPGLNLIAPFFWVAFSIWFLALEYLAYPLEAYGYRFDEQRRIARKLPLGVFSFGGLVTLGLTIPVLNVLIPPAAVIGATLYLLEGGLGEQSDTASAST from the coding sequence ATGAATGCTCCAGTCAATACCAAAAAGCTCAACAATCTACATCTTTCCGCCGCCTGTTTGCTGCGAGGGCTTCGTATGCTCGCAAAGCCGGGCCTGCGCCATCTGGTAGGGATTCCCCTGTTGATTAACCTGGTGCTTTACGGCGTGGCTCTCGCCGCTGGATTTTATTACTTTTCGGCTTTCGTCGATTGGCTGGTGCCGGCTTGGCTGGATTTTCTGCGCTGGCTGCTTTGGCCTCTGTTCGGGCTGAGCTTTTTGATGATCGTGTATTTCACGTTTACCCTGCTGGCCAATCTGGTTGGAGCGGCGTTCTACGGCGTCCTGGCAGAAAAGACGATCGTCTTGCTAAAGGGCCAAGAAGCCCCTGCCGCTGAGGTCTCGTTGGGCAAGTCGCTGGTAGCTGATTCTCTGTCAGAGGTAAAACGCTTGCTTTATTTTCTGGTCCGCGCCGTTCCGCTGCTGGTGCTATTCCTGATCCCGGGCCTCAACCTCATCGCGCCGTTCTTTTGGGTGGCGTTCAGCATCTGGTTTTTGGCGCTCGAGTATCTAGCCTATCCGCTCGAAGCTTATGGTTATCGGTTTGACGAACAGCGCCGCATCGCACGGAAACTGCCTTTGGGGGTGTTCAGCTTCGGTGGTTTGGTGACGCTGGGACTCACGATTCCGGTGTTGAATGTCCTGATCCCGCCGGCCGCGGTGATTGGCGCGACGCTCTATCTCTTGGAAGGAGGGCTCGGGGAGCAATCCGATACCGCTTCGGCGAGTACATGA
- a CDS encoding macro domain-containing protein has protein sequence MSQRVIHDTTIECLQGNIADQPDMEAIVNAANAALRTGGGVAGAIHRAAGPGLEQECRPLAPIRPGEAVITGAHKLPNRYVIHCLGPVYGGDEPAAELLASCYRNALHLAEQNNIRSIAFPALSTGAFGYPMEAAARIAFETILEEAPKLTSVKHIRFVLFQAKDRELHERILDEISERRPEG, from the coding sequence ATGTCTCAGCGCGTCATCCACGACACAACGATTGAATGCCTACAGGGAAACATCGCCGATCAGCCCGACATGGAGGCGATTGTTAACGCCGCCAACGCCGCGTTACGCACGGGCGGAGGCGTAGCCGGCGCTATCCATCGGGCGGCAGGACCTGGACTTGAGCAGGAATGCCGGCCATTGGCTCCCATTCGCCCCGGTGAAGCCGTCATAACGGGCGCCCATAAGCTGCCTAACCGTTACGTGATTCACTGTCTCGGTCCAGTCTACGGGGGCGACGAACCCGCCGCCGAATTGCTGGCATCCTGCTACCGCAACGCGCTTCACCTGGCCGAGCAGAATAACATTCGGTCCATCGCCTTTCCCGCTCTTTCAACCGGCGCCTTCGGCTATCCTATGGAAGCGGCGGCGCGCATTGCCTTTGAAACTATCCTCGAAGAAGCGCCGAAACTCACCTCAGTCAAGCACATACGCTTCGTCCTGTTCCAAGCGAAAGACCGAGAGCTGCACGAGAGAATCCTCGACGAGATCTCGGAACGCAGGCCTGAAGGCTAG
- a CDS encoding nucleoside recognition domain-containing protein: MNYLWVGFFLAAFVSGLVQWLWLDDAEVFARLMQAVFDSAKAAFEIALGLTGALTFWLGILRVGERGGFLKLLTRGLTPLLHRLMPQVPPNHPAMGAVVMNLSANILGLDNAATPLGIKAMRELQSLNPKPDTASDAQILFFVINASSITLFPISILAFRAQMGAAHPGDVVVPILMATFCSTLAGFASVALRQHIGLRDPVVLAYIGGFGLAIIGLAFYFGSLNQDEMQRNSASFSNLLLFSLIALFLAGAIRHRINAYEAFVDGAKEGFHTAITILPYLVAMLVAVGVLRASGLLDAIMSGMRFLCEAAQIDGRFVDALPTALIKPFSGSGARAMMLDSMRAFGVDSFPARLATIIQGSTETTFYVLAVYFGAAGVKNVRYAIGCGLLADLAGVLAAIVITYRFFG, from the coding sequence TTGAATTATCTCTGGGTCGGCTTTTTCCTGGCCGCCTTCGTTTCCGGACTGGTTCAGTGGCTGTGGCTGGACGACGCCGAGGTATTTGCACGCCTGATGCAGGCGGTGTTCGACAGCGCCAAGGCCGCGTTCGAAATCGCCTTAGGACTGACCGGAGCCTTGACGTTTTGGCTCGGAATCCTACGGGTCGGCGAGCGTGGCGGCTTTCTCAAGCTGCTTACCCGCGGGCTGACGCCGTTACTTCACCGCCTGATGCCGCAAGTCCCCCCGAATCATCCGGCCATGGGAGCGGTTGTAATGAATCTCTCGGCGAACATCCTGGGACTGGACAACGCCGCGACCCCCCTGGGTATCAAGGCTATGCGGGAACTGCAAAGCCTGAACCCGAAACCGGATACGGCCAGCGACGCCCAGATTCTCTTTTTCGTGATCAATGCGTCGTCCATCACTCTGTTTCCGATCTCGATTCTGGCGTTTCGGGCACAGATGGGCGCAGCCCATCCAGGGGATGTCGTGGTTCCGATCCTGATGGCGACCTTCTGCTCCACGCTCGCAGGCTTTGCAAGTGTCGCCCTACGGCAGCACATTGGCCTACGCGATCCGGTCGTTCTGGCTTATATCGGCGGATTCGGCCTGGCGATCATCGGCTTGGCGTTCTATTTTGGCAGCCTGAATCAGGACGAGATGCAGCGGAACTCGGCGTCGTTTAGCAATCTCTTGCTGTTTTCGCTGATCGCCCTGTTCCTGGCCGGTGCGATTCGTCATCGCATCAACGCTTATGAGGCTTTCGTCGACGGCGCCAAAGAAGGATTTCACACCGCGATCACCATCCTGCCCTATCTGGTGGCGATGCTGGTTGCCGTCGGTGTATTGCGAGCGAGCGGATTGCTCGATGCCATCATGTCCGGAATGCGTTTTCTTTGCGAGGCGGCGCAAATCGACGGACGCTTCGTCGACGCCCTGCCGACCGCGTTGATCAAGCCCTTCAGCGGCAGCGGGGCACGCGCGATGATGCTAGACAGCATGCGCGCCTTTGGGGTCGATTCCTTTCCGGCACGCCTCGCGACCATCATTCAGGGCAGCACCGAGACGACGTTCTACGTGCTTGCGGTGTATTTCGGAGCGGCCGGTGTCAAAAACGTCAGATATGCGATAGGCTGCGGGCTTTTGGCGGATCTGGCCGGAGTGCTCGCGGCCATTGTGATTACCTATCGATTCTTTGGTTGA
- the lptB gene encoding LPS export ABC transporter ATP-binding protein, whose amino-acid sequence MAILAASDLHKRYNKRNVVNGVSLQIRSGEVVGLLGPNGAGKTTTFYMIVGVIRPDGGTIYLDDHDITSLPMHARAQLGVGYLPQEPSIFRKLTVVDNLRAVLELRRGLTNGQRELVIEELLDEFSITHLRNQPALGLSGGERRRVEIARALACEPQFMLLDEPFAGVDPISIIDIQKIIEHLRDRGIGILITEHNVRETLGICNRAYILSGGVVIAEGTAQDIVQNKEVRQVYLGEHFSL is encoded by the coding sequence ATGGCGATTCTGGCTGCAAGCGATCTACACAAGCGCTACAACAAGCGCAACGTCGTCAACGGGGTCTCGCTGCAAATCCGCAGCGGTGAGGTCGTCGGACTGCTAGGCCCGAACGGAGCGGGTAAAACAACTACGTTCTACATGATCGTGGGGGTAATACGCCCGGATGGCGGTACAATTTACCTCGACGATCACGACATCACGAGTCTGCCCATGCATGCCAGGGCACAACTCGGCGTAGGCTATCTTCCTCAGGAACCTTCGATCTTTCGGAAGCTAACCGTAGTCGACAATTTGCGAGCCGTGTTGGAATTGCGCAGGGGATTGACCAATGGGCAGAGAGAACTGGTGATCGAGGAACTTCTCGACGAATTCAGTATCACTCATCTTCGGAATCAACCGGCGCTAGGGCTGTCAGGCGGAGAGCGCAGACGCGTGGAAATCGCACGGGCATTGGCCTGCGAGCCGCAATTCATGCTCTTGGACGAACCGTTTGCCGGGGTCGACCCGATCTCCATCATCGATATCCAAAAGATTATCGAGCACCTGAGAGACCGAGGCATCGGCATCCTGATCACCGAGCACAACGTGCGCGAGACGCTCGGAATATGCAACCGAGCCTATATCTTGAGCGGAGGCGTCGTGATCGCCGAAGGCACGGCACAAGATATCGTACAGAACAAAGAAGTGCGCCAAGTTTACCTGGGCGAGCATTTTTCCCTATAG
- the mtaB gene encoding tRNA (N(6)-L-threonylcarbamoyladenosine(37)-C(2))-methylthiotransferase MtaB, giving the protein MRVNLKALGCRLNEAELESWARQFQREGYRIVGDTEEADLIVLNSCAVTQEAVRKSRHLIRRTARENPKAKVVLSGCYATLNREEAENLGVDLVVTNEHKAQLIDIAKKELDLPVMPAFSTDPGESALFRLGRQRAFVKVQDGCRYRCTFCIVTVARGEERSRTIDEIVAEIAELHAQGVQEAVLTGVHLGGYGSDLGLGLDQLIRALLERTDIPRLRLGSLEPWDLPESFSELFENPRFMPHLHLPLQSGSDSVLRRMARRCKTADFARLVEQLRKDVPDINITTDVIVGFPGETEAEWEESLTFIEGIGFGHIHIFAYSPRSGTKAAGMPGHIPAEIKKARSRALHEVSEKQKRKTFERFLGREFPVLWETEHSAPNQPLEAFGYTPNYLRVAVRAEPGESLTNRITTVRLTAVADPGDHVLAEAVSDCSPSPPSKR; this is encoded by the coding sequence ATGCGCGTCAACTTGAAAGCCTTAGGCTGCCGCCTCAACGAGGCGGAACTCGAATCCTGGGCCCGACAATTTCAGCGAGAAGGGTATCGCATCGTCGGCGACACCGAGGAAGCCGATCTCATCGTGCTTAATTCTTGTGCGGTCACCCAGGAGGCTGTACGTAAGTCCCGGCATTTGATCCGCCGCACGGCGCGCGAGAATCCAAAAGCAAAGGTGGTCCTAAGCGGATGCTACGCCACTTTGAACCGCGAAGAAGCCGAAAACTTGGGTGTCGATCTCGTGGTCACCAATGAGCACAAAGCGCAACTGATCGACATTGCCAAAAAAGAACTCGATCTACCAGTGATGCCGGCGTTTTCGACCGATCCGGGCGAGTCTGCCCTATTCCGGCTCGGCCGCCAGCGCGCTTTCGTAAAGGTTCAGGACGGTTGCCGTTACCGCTGCACGTTCTGCATCGTCACGGTCGCGCGGGGCGAAGAACGGAGCCGCACCATCGACGAGATTGTCGCCGAGATTGCCGAGCTGCATGCCCAAGGCGTCCAGGAAGCAGTGCTCACCGGCGTTCATCTGGGTGGATATGGCAGCGATCTCGGCTTGGGGTTAGATCAATTGATTCGCGCCCTGCTCGAACGCACCGACATTCCGCGCCTACGCCTCGGTTCCCTAGAACCTTGGGACTTACCGGAATCCTTCAGCGAACTCTTCGAAAATCCGAGGTTCATGCCGCACCTTCATCTTCCTCTGCAGAGCGGGTCCGATTCGGTGTTGAGACGCATGGCGCGGCGCTGCAAGACCGCCGATTTCGCCCGCCTGGTGGAGCAATTGCGGAAGGACGTTCCCGACATCAATATCACCACCGACGTGATCGTCGGATTTCCCGGCGAAACGGAAGCGGAATGGGAGGAGAGTTTGACCTTCATCGAAGGGATCGGGTTCGGTCATATCCATATCTTCGCCTATTCGCCCCGCTCCGGCACCAAAGCCGCGGGAATGCCGGGCCATATACCAGCCGAGATCAAGAAAGCAAGGAGCCGTGCGCTACACGAGGTTTCTGAAAAACAGAAGCGGAAAACCTTCGAGCGATTCCTGGGCCGCGAATTTCCTGTTCTTTGGGAAACCGAGCACTCGGCCCCAAATCAGCCCCTTGAAGCCTTCGGTTATACGCCGAATTATCTCCGGGTTGCCGTTCGAGCCGAACCGGGTGAATCTTTGACGAACCGCATCACTACGGTTCGGCTGACGGCTGTCGCCGACCCGGGCGATCATGTACTCGCCGAAGCGGTATCGGATTGCTCCCCGAGCCCTCCTTCCAAGAGATAG
- a CDS encoding MotA/TolQ/ExbB proton channel family protein, with product MIHLSSADIVQITLWVLIAFSIITWSIIFFKSWTLWNIGKRNRGYSKAFWAAPDLAAASSLEHATSALGRIAGAGFGVLKDVRSNTSRMLEWSGDIQSVLERSLRQQISKERKDLEQGLSMLASIGSTSPFVGLFGTVWGIMHALKDISEAKSASLDVVAGPIGEALIATAIGIAAAIPAVLAYNFFLRRIKLCEADLEYFATDFLNLAVKTGLKGDGSE from the coding sequence ATGATTCACTTATCCTCCGCCGATATCGTTCAGATCACCCTCTGGGTTCTGATCGCGTTTTCCATCATCACCTGGAGCATCATCTTTTTCAAAAGCTGGACGCTCTGGAACATCGGCAAGCGCAACCGCGGATACAGCAAAGCTTTCTGGGCTGCCCCCGATCTCGCCGCAGCCTCCAGCCTAGAACATGCTACTAGCGCGCTGGGACGCATCGCGGGAGCAGGATTCGGCGTGCTCAAGGACGTGCGCAGCAATACCTCGCGCATGCTGGAGTGGAGCGGTGATATTCAGTCGGTGCTGGAACGATCGCTGCGGCAACAAATCAGCAAGGAGCGCAAGGATCTCGAACAAGGGCTGTCCATGCTGGCCAGCATCGGTAGCACGTCGCCCTTTGTCGGGCTGTTTGGCACGGTCTGGGGCATCATGCACGCGTTGAAGGACATCAGTGAGGCTAAATCGGCCAGCCTCGACGTGGTCGCCGGTCCTATCGGCGAAGCACTCATCGCCACGGCCATCGGCATCGCGGCGGCCATTCCGGCCGTGTTGGCCTATAACTTCTTCCTACGGCGCATCAAGCTGTGCGAAGCGGATCTCGAATACTTCGCCACCGATTTCCTCAACCTCGCTGTAAAAACTGGCCTCAAGGGTGACGGGAGCGAATAA
- a CDS encoding nicotinamidase: MTTDIDSLFAPGDALLVVDVQNDFCPGGALPIENGDAVIPVLNRWIAAATRRNVPVYASRDWHPFEHVSFRENGGPWPPHCIQDSAGARFHPDLKLPDSTIVVTKGVRFDQDQNSAFDQTGLGQHLRRKGIKRLWVGGLAEDVCVLATVLDARREGFDVMVIQEATRPVSPQGGEAARRKMREAGASIAA; the protein is encoded by the coding sequence ATGACCACCGACATCGATAGCCTGTTCGCCCCCGGCGATGCCTTGCTCGTCGTGGATGTGCAGAACGATTTCTGTCCGGGCGGAGCGCTGCCGATCGAAAACGGCGACGCGGTGATTCCAGTTCTGAACCGCTGGATCGCGGCGGCCACGCGGCGAAACGTTCCAGTTTACGCCTCGCGCGACTGGCATCCTTTCGAACATGTCTCCTTCAGAGAAAACGGCGGTCCCTGGCCGCCTCACTGCATCCAGGACAGCGCGGGCGCGCGTTTCCATCCCGACCTGAAGCTCCCTGATTCGACGATAGTCGTGACTAAGGGCGTACGCTTCGACCAGGATCAGAACTCCGCCTTCGACCAGACTGGGCTCGGTCAGCACCTCCGCAGAAAGGGCATCAAACGCCTCTGGGTAGGCGGCCTCGCAGAAGATGTGTGCGTGCTCGCCACGGTGTTGGACGCACGTCGGGAAGGCTTCGACGTCATGGTGATCCAGGAAGCTACCCGTCCGGTGTCTCCTCAGGGCGGAGAAGCGGCGCGACGGAAGATGCGAGAGGCCGGTGCCAGTATCGCAGCTTGA
- a CDS encoding energy transducer TonB, giving the protein MISMSADTKQGCRSWLEPAFSIVTAAALHAAVWAAWLAAPADREPAETPPRLVEVSLVAAQPEVAPEPPQPQVQQPPPKPEPAPEKPAPKKPEKPKPKPKPKPKPEPQPKPVARAEPEPAQDNAPTAPVEAPTAPVKGKAAAPPAPFVEASYKAPGLNNPPTRYPRIALERRWEGKVTLRVQVMPNGSPGEIKIERSSGYGILDEATVEQVKNWRFVPARRGDRAVVSWVIIPIEYKLKR; this is encoded by the coding sequence ATGATCTCGATGTCCGCCGACACCAAGCAGGGATGTCGCTCGTGGCTGGAGCCGGCTTTTTCGATCGTTACCGCGGCGGCGCTTCATGCTGCGGTTTGGGCCGCCTGGCTCGCCGCCCCGGCGGATCGCGAGCCGGCTGAAACGCCGCCCAGGCTGGTAGAAGTCTCGCTGGTCGCGGCACAGCCGGAAGTGGCTCCGGAACCGCCTCAACCACAGGTACAACAGCCGCCGCCCAAACCGGAGCCGGCGCCGGAAAAACCTGCACCCAAAAAACCGGAGAAACCAAAACCGAAGCCGAAACCCAAACCCAAGCCTGAGCCCCAACCTAAACCCGTGGCGCGAGCCGAGCCCGAACCGGCACAAGACAACGCACCCACGGCGCCGGTCGAGGCCCCGACCGCTCCGGTTAAAGGCAAAGCTGCGGCTCCACCCGCGCCTTTCGTGGAAGCCAGTTACAAGGCGCCGGGACTGAACAATCCGCCGACGCGTTATCCGCGCATCGCGCTGGAAAGACGTTGGGAAGGCAAAGTCACGCTGCGTGTTCAGGTCATGCCGAATGGTTCGCCGGGCGAAATCAAAATTGAGCGTAGCAGCGGCTATGGGATTTTGGACGAAGCGACCGTGGAACAAGTCAAGAACTGGCGCTTTGTGCCCGCGCGCCGCGGAGACCGCGCCGTGGTCTCCTGGGTTATCATCCCGATCGAGTACAAGCTAAAAAGATGA
- a CDS encoding KpsF/GutQ family sugar-phosphate isomerase yields the protein MTSSLQRGRFTTTYDEESLCRTGLKVVRTEAEAVAALAKRIDGSFASACKLMLACKGRIIVTGMGKSGHIGGKIAATLASTGTPAFFVHPGEASHGDFGMITVHDVVLALSNSGETPEILAILHLIKRLGVPLIAMTGNAKSTLAKQSLVHIDTSVKEEACPLGLAPTSSTTATLAMGDALAVALLEARGFTREDFAFAHPGGSLGRKLLTRVRDIMHTGVEIPAVPEHALVRDAVLEMTAKKLGMTAIVDNDFRVLGIFTDGDLRRLFEKARDIHTTPINEVMTRDCTKVSAELLAAESVRIMEDKRINALLVVDETNRLIGALNMHDLLRAGVV from the coding sequence ATGACGTCGAGCTTACAACGCGGTAGATTCACCACGACCTACGACGAGGAAAGCCTGTGTCGCACCGGCCTCAAAGTCGTACGGACCGAGGCCGAAGCGGTAGCGGCCTTGGCCAAGCGCATCGACGGGAGCTTTGCTTCAGCCTGCAAACTCATGCTCGCCTGCAAGGGGCGCATCATCGTGACCGGGATGGGAAAATCCGGCCATATCGGCGGCAAGATCGCCGCGACTCTGGCGAGCACCGGCACCCCCGCGTTCTTCGTGCATCCGGGCGAAGCCAGCCACGGCGATTTCGGTATGATCACCGTGCACGATGTCGTTCTGGCTTTGTCCAATTCCGGGGAGACCCCTGAGATCCTGGCTATTTTGCATCTCATCAAGCGACTCGGCGTTCCGTTGATCGCCATGACCGGTAACGCCAAGTCCACACTGGCCAAGCAATCGCTGGTGCATATCGACACGTCGGTGAAAGAAGAAGCCTGTCCGCTCGGTCTTGCCCCTACCTCGAGTACAACTGCGACACTGGCAATGGGGGATGCTTTGGCGGTGGCTCTGTTGGAAGCGCGGGGATTTACCCGAGAAGATTTTGCCTTCGCCCATCCGGGCGGAAGCCTCGGACGAAAGCTGCTGACCCGAGTACGAGACATCATGCACACCGGCGTGGAAATCCCGGCGGTACCGGAACACGCTTTGGTGCGCGATGCCGTTTTGGAGATGACTGCGAAAAAACTAGGAATGACCGCTATTGTCGATAACGACTTCCGCGTGCTCGGCATTTTTACCGACGGCGACCTCCGGCGCTTGTTCGAAAAGGCTCGCGACATTCATACCACCCCGATTAACGAAGTCATGACACGAGATTGCACCAAAGTCTCAGCCGAGTTGTTGGCCGCCGAATCGGTACGCATCATGGAAGATAAGCGGATCAACGCTCTTTTGGTGGTGGACGAGACGAACCGGCTGATCGGCGCACTCAATATGCACGATTTGCTGAGAGCCGGGGTAGTTTGA
- the lptA gene encoding lipopolysaccharide transport periplasmic protein LptA, protein MKFPINRSNSLVHSGNTYVSLPIRSRQELAGRLGRLALSLIVFLSWFWASENVLALDSDSKQPIYIEANTATYDERKGETVYIGDVKATQGSLEVQGDKMVVYQKGGRTEKIVVTGNPTKLKQTPEGGKEDIHGTSQRADYFPDTGILILYDKALVWQGQNSTASDIIEYDTKNGLFKAGSPTTGSKRVHVKMQPKEKSE, encoded by the coding sequence ATGAAATTCCCAATTAACCGCAGTAACTCCCTAGTTCATAGCGGTAACACTTACGTTTCTTTGCCGATCCGTTCTCGACAGGAACTCGCAGGACGTCTCGGCCGCCTCGCCCTAAGCCTGATCGTTTTCCTGTCGTGGTTTTGGGCAAGCGAAAACGTCCTCGCGCTCGACAGCGATTCAAAACAACCGATTTATATCGAAGCCAACACCGCAACATACGATGAGAGAAAAGGCGAAACCGTGTACATAGGCGACGTGAAAGCCACTCAGGGCAGCCTCGAAGTCCAGGGCGATAAAATGGTTGTTTATCAGAAAGGCGGTCGGACCGAAAAAATCGTCGTTACCGGAAATCCGACCAAATTGAAACAAACGCCGGAAGGCGGCAAGGAAGACATTCACGGGACCTCGCAGCGCGCCGATTATTTTCCGGACACTGGAATTCTGATTCTGTATGACAAAGCCTTGGTCTGGCAGGGACAGAATTCGACCGCCAGTGACATCATCGAATACGACACCAAGAATGGTTTGTTTAAAGCCGGAAGTCCCACCACTGGCAGCAAGCGCGTCCACGTAAAAATGCAGCCAAAAGAAAAATCAGAGTGA
- a CDS encoding ExbD/TolR family protein, translated as MAFKTDSSSDREAMSEINVTPLVDVMLVLLVVFIVTAPLLTQAVKVDLPKTEKTDPAPDEHLATIAIDAQGQITLNDQPQPLETLEQGLRDLQQADPELIVQFQADTAVPYGRVAEAMAVAHKAGITKLAFITRE; from the coding sequence ATGGCGTTCAAGACTGACTCTTCCTCCGATCGGGAGGCGATGAGCGAAATCAACGTGACGCCGCTGGTCGACGTCATGCTGGTATTGCTGGTCGTATTCATCGTCACTGCGCCGCTATTAACCCAGGCCGTGAAGGTCGATCTACCGAAAACCGAAAAAACCGATCCCGCCCCCGACGAACACCTCGCGACTATCGCCATCGACGCCCAAGGCCAAATTACCCTGAACGATCAACCGCAGCCTCTTGAGACATTGGAGCAAGGGCTGCGCGACCTGCAGCAGGCCGACCCGGAACTAATCGTCCAATTCCAGGCCGACACCGCCGTTCCCTACGGCCGGGTCGCAGAAGCCATGGCTGTTGCGCACAAGGCAGGCATCACCAAATTGGCCTTCATCACCCGCGAGTGA
- the lptC gene encoding LPS export ABC transporter periplasmic protein LptC, giving the protein MSSFALRSLVTYLALAALALSTWWLAGILTPDEESVESAALGTVDYYAKNLSRTLMDENGKPKQLLFTVNLTHYVDGDRSELTEPILTLYGENGPPWVIHSDRAVIPGDSDTIFLNGNVLILRERDENGRTLKIITQNARVQPDNNYAETDEFIQVLSPPDELTGKGAKVHFGDDLKVTILSDVRRKHEIPN; this is encoded by the coding sequence ATGAGCAGTTTTGCTCTGCGTTCGCTGGTGACCTATCTGGCACTGGCTGCCCTGGCCTTGTCGACCTGGTGGCTCGCCGGCATTTTGACACCCGATGAGGAATCCGTGGAATCCGCCGCGCTGGGCACGGTCGATTATTATGCGAAAAACTTGAGTCGAACCTTGATGGACGAAAACGGCAAGCCCAAGCAACTGCTGTTTACGGTGAACCTTACCCATTACGTGGACGGCGACCGTAGCGAATTGACCGAGCCGATCCTAACACTCTACGGAGAAAACGGACCACCTTGGGTTATTCATTCGGATCGCGCTGTCATACCAGGAGACAGCGATACCATATTTTTGAACGGAAATGTCCTAATTCTGCGCGAGCGGGACGAAAATGGCCGGACGTTAAAGATCATCACGCAGAATGCCAGAGTCCAACCCGACAACAACTATGCCGAAACCGACGAGTTCATACAGGTACTCAGCCCACCGGACGAACTGACCGGCAAAGGTGCAAAAGTTCATTTCGGCGATGATCTAAAGGTCACGATACTTTCCGATGTACGAAGAAAGCATGAAATTCCCAATTAA